In Rutidosis leptorrhynchoides isolate AG116_Rl617_1_P2 chromosome 2, CSIRO_AGI_Rlap_v1, whole genome shotgun sequence, one genomic interval encodes:
- the LOC139892437 gene encoding protein NRT1/ PTR FAMILY 2.11-like, which produces MQKKVENMKYGDEKVEVKELNYRGVKAMPFVIGNETFEKLGTLGTSMNLLVYLTTVFNMKSITATNLINVFTGTCNFGTLAGAFLSDTYFGRYRVLGAASISSFLGMLVLTLTAAVSTLHPPHCVDAPCVDPTPWQMAFLLTGFGFLIVGASGIRPCNLAFGADQFNPNTESGKRGIASFFNWYYFTFTFAMMVSLTIIVYVQADINWAIGLGIPAFLMFLSCFVFFVGTRIYVKVLPYGSPLTSIVQVLVATIRKRKVVVPEEPLASLFNHVSLKSVNLKLPYSKQLMFLNKAAIITPNDKINPDGTSGNRWRLCSMQQIEEVKCVIKTIPIWLSCIIYSVSINQMQTYTVFQALQSDRRLKPSSFEVPAASYSVFQMLALTIWIPIYDQILVPCLRKITGKRQGITLLQRIGVGNFIAIFTMLVAALIETKRRDIAHSEPTLGVEIGKGAISSMSGYWLILQLVVAGLSEGFAVIGFIEFFYRQFPENMKSFAGSFFFCGLAMSSYLSSFLISVVHRTTREGRSRNWLAQDLNEAKLDDYYYLIMGLEVLNFMYYLLVARWYKYKDIEEDQANVALEDMSTQKHIA; this is translated from the exons ATGCAGAAGAAGGTGGAAAATATGAAGTACGGAGATGAGAAAGTTGAAGTCAAAGAGCTCAACTATAGAGGAGTCAAAGCCATGCCCTTTGttatag GAAACGAGACGTTTGAGAAGCTAGGAACCCTTGGGACGTCGATGAATCTACTCGTATACCTAACTACGGTGTTCAATATGAAGTCGATAACGGCTACAAATCTCATCAACGTATTCACTGGCACGTGTAACTTCGGTACTCTTGCCGGAGCATTTCTCTCCGACACCTATTTTGGTCGCTACAGGGTTTTAGGAGCAGCTTCCATTTCATCCTTCCTG GGGATGCTTGTACTAACATTAACGGCTGCAGTCTCAACGCTTCATCCGCCTCATTGTGTAGACGCCCCTTGCGTCGACCCAACACCATGGCAGATGGCTTTTTTGCTCACCGGATTTGGATTTTTGATCGTTGGAGCTAGCGGAATTCGGCCATGTAACTTGGCCTTTGGAGCTGACCAATTCAACCCAAACACTGAGTCCGGTAAAAGGGGAATTGCTAGTTTCTTCAATTGGTACTACTTTACGTTCACTTTCGCTATGATGGTATCATTGACGATTATTGTTTATGTACAAGCGGATATCAATTGGGCTATTGGATTAGGTATCCCAGCGTTCCTTATGTTCTTGTCGTGTTTCGTGTTTTTTGTGGGCACGAGGATTTATGTCAAAGTGTTGCCTTACGGTAGCCCGTTGACTAGTATTGTTCAAGTCCTCGTAGCTACCATCAGGAAAAGAAAAGTGGTGGTTCCAGAGGAACCGCTAGCATCTCTGTTCAATCATGTCTCGTTGAAATCCGTGAACTTAAAACTTCCATACAGCAAACAGCTCAT GTTTTTGAACAAGGCGGCGATCATAACCCCGAATGACAAAATTAACCCTGATGGAACGTCGGGAAACCGTTGGAGACTTTGTAGTATGCAACAAATTGAAGAAGTGAAATGTGTGATCAAGACTATACCAATTTGGTTATCTTGCATAATCTATAGTGTTTCGATTAACCAAATGCAAACCTACACGGTCTTTCAAGCGCTACAATCTGACCGTCGGCTCAAGCCAAGCTCATTTGAGGTTCCAGCCGCGTCCTACAGTGTCTTCCAAATGCTAGCCCTTACCATATGGATCCCAATCTATGACCAAATATTAGTTCCATGTCTCCGAAAAATAACAGGAAAAAGACAAGGAATCACACTCCTCCAACGAATTGGAGTTGGAAATTTTATCGCTATATTTACGATGCTTGTTGCAGCTTTAATCGAAACTAAAAGGAGAGACATTGCACATTCGGAGCCAACACTCGGGGTTGAAATAGGAAAAGGGGCAATATCGTCTATGTCAGGCTACTGGCTAATCCTTCAATTAGTGGTAGCCGGGCTTTCAGAAGGGTTTGCCGTCATTGGTTTCATCGAGTTTTTCTATAGGCAGTTTCCCGAAAACATGAAAAGTTTTGCAGGTTCTTTCTTTTTTTGTGGGCTCGCTATGTCGAGTTATTTGAGTAGTTTCTTGATATCAGTTGTTCATAGAACGACTCGTGAAGGTAGGTCGAGAAATTGGTTGGCTCAAGACTTGAATGAAGCCAAGTTAGATGACTACTATTATTTAATCATGGGGTTGGAAGTATTAAACTTTATGTACTATTTGTTGGTGGCTAGATGGTACAAGTACAAAGACATTGAAGAAGACCAAGCTAATGTGGCTTTAGAAGATATGTCTACCCAAAAACATATTGCTTGA